A genomic segment from Bacteroidota bacterium encodes:
- a CDS encoding DUF3098 domain-containing protein codes for MSDKKVNTSKTADKTNNTVQGDFIFGKQNYMLMALGVVVIIIGFFVMSGKDDIFSTTKLTAAPIIILLGFVIEIFAIMKKNND; via the coding sequence ATGAGCGATAAAAAAGTAAACACCAGCAAAACGGCTGACAAAACTAACAATACTGTACAAGGCGATTTTATTTTCGGAAAACAAAATTACATGCTGATGGCATTGGGTGTTGTAGTTATTATTATTGGTTTTTTTGTAATGAGTGGTAAAGACGATATTTTTAGTACTACTAAATTAACCGCAGCGCCTATTATTATTTTGTTGGGTTTTGTGATAGAGATATTTGCCATCATGAAAAAAAATAACGATTAA
- a CDS encoding phage tail protein, which produces MNNSKISLMNVTLPVGSVITYVGNVEKFQNINAPFTLQPETQGWMLCDGSALRATEYPELYAALGSLYGINGSGADFTFNLPDLRGQFLRGIGTDEASVEGRTSAYGGTANGVGSTQKDALQIHEHKYSQPTGAPVQGNAGMGTATVNDNAFTGEPTSRSNPSSIHVSQYETRPTNVFVNYLIKYTYKLPVLNPMADL; this is translated from the coding sequence ATGAATAATTCAAAAATCTCTTTAATGAATGTAACGCTCCCTGTAGGGTCGGTTATTACCTATGTCGGAAATGTAGAAAAATTTCAAAACATTAATGCTCCATTTACTCTTCAACCCGAAACTCAGGGTTGGATGTTGTGCGATGGTTCGGCACTAAGAGCCACCGAGTACCCTGAGTTGTATGCAGCTTTAGGTAGTCTTTATGGTATTAACGGCTCCGGAGCTGATTTTACATTTAACCTTCCTGATTTAAGAGGGCAGTTTCTTAGAGGTATTGGTACAGACGAGGCAAGTGTGGAGGGACGCACCTCCGCTTATGGAGGCACTGCAAATGGAGTTGGCTCAACGCAAAAAGATGCATTGCAAATTCATGAGCATAAGTACAGCCAACCAACTGGTGCGCCTGTTCAAGGTAATGCAGGCATGGGCACTGCTACCGTTAATGATAATGCTTTTACGGGTGAGCCTACAAGCAGGTCAAATCCTTCATCCATTCATGTAAGTCAGTACGAAACAAGGCCTACTAATGTATTTGTTAATTACTTAATAAAATATACTTATAAGTTACCTGTTCTTAATCCAATGGCTGATTTATAA
- a CDS encoding GNAT family N-acetyltransferase — protein MHPHITLRTTELTDLPIFFQYQLDEEAGYMAAFMPKNHTDKEAYIEKWTRLIADPTISIRTILYQDNIVGVVSKFMMHGDAEITYWIDKPYWGQGIASEGLAQFLTIELTRPIHGHVAFDNVGSQKVLEKCGFVRIGTDYGFANAREAEIEEFIYQLP, from the coding sequence ATGCACCCACACATCACCCTCCGCACAACTGAGCTAACTGATTTGCCTATTTTTTTTCAATACCAATTGGATGAAGAGGCCGGTTATATGGCGGCTTTTATGCCGAAAAACCATACCGATAAAGAGGCTTATATAGAGAAATGGACCAGGCTCATAGCTGACCCGACTATCAGCATACGCACCATATTGTATCAGGATAATATAGTAGGCGTGGTGAGTAAGTTTATGATGCATGGCGATGCTGAAATTACGTATTGGATAGATAAACCTTATTGGGGGCAGGGGATAGCCAGTGAAGGGCTTGCGCAGTTTTTAACCATAGAGCTAACAAGGCCTATTCATGGGCATGTAGCGTTTGATAATGTGGGCTCGCAAAAGGTATTGGAGAAATGTGGTTTTGTGAGGATTGGCACTGATTATGGGTTTGCCAATGCAAGGGAAGCGGAGATCGAAGAGTTTATTTATCAATTACCATAA
- a CDS encoding permease-like cell division protein FtsX: protein MATQLQKVNRRRRISYLSSIVSIAMVLLMLGLFGLIYIQSTQLNRVIKENVVVSIYLTDNAEQSTIDKNIQAIKNMPDVREVKFISKDAAAADLSKEMGQDIVGFAGYNPLPPAIEVSLNAESVNSTKIQELKNVLLQMPAVSEVKYNEILFDNVGSNLGAVSFILIGLATIFIIIALVLINNTIRLHLYARRFSIKSMQLVGATHWFIIKPFVVRSFFNGLYGALLALVLLNLILWVLPNYLPSIEILYNTESFAILFIALILVGILVSMLSSWVSTNKYLKTKIEDLY from the coding sequence TTGGCTACTCAGTTACAAAAAGTTAATAGAAGAAGACGCATATCTTATTTATCATCCATAGTTAGTATTGCTATGGTATTGTTAATGTTAGGCTTGTTTGGTCTTATTTACATTCAATCAACCCAGTTAAACAGGGTTATTAAAGAAAATGTGGTGGTAAGCATTTATTTAACTGACAATGCGGAGCAAAGCACTATTGATAAAAATATACAGGCTATTAAAAATATGCCTGATGTAAGGGAAGTAAAGTTTATTAGCAAAGATGCAGCCGCAGCCGATTTATCGAAAGAAATGGGGCAGGACATAGTTGGTTTTGCGGGTTATAACCCATTACCACCGGCCATTGAAGTAAGTTTAAATGCGGAGAGTGTAAACAGTACTAAAATACAGGAATTGAAAAATGTATTGCTGCAAATGCCCGCTGTAAGTGAGGTAAAATACAACGAGATTTTATTTGACAATGTAGGAAGCAACTTAGGTGCTGTCAGTTTCATCTTAATTGGGTTGGCAACTATATTTATTATTATAGCCTTGGTTTTAATTAACAATACCATCCGCCTACATTTATATGCCCGCAGGTTTTCTATTAAAAGTATGCAACTGGTGGGAGCTACCCATTGGTTTATTATAAAACCTTTTGTAGTACGCAGTTTTTTCAATGGTTTGTATGGGGCTTTACTGGCTTTGGTGCTGTTAAATTTAATACTTTGGGTATTGCCTAATTATTTACCCTCTATTGAAATATTGTACAATACAGAAAGTTTTGCAATATTGTTTATAGCACTTATACTTGTAGGCATATTGGTAAGTATGTTGAGTAGTTGGGTAAGCACCAATAAGTATTTAAAAACAAAAATTGAAGATCTTTATTAA
- a CDS encoding class I tRNA ligase family protein — protein sequence MKEYNFTDIEKNWQQYWADNNIYKVTEDSSKPKYYVLDMFPYPSGAGLHVGHPLGYIASDIFSRYKRLKGFNVLHPMGYDSFGLPAEQYAIQTGQHPAITTEENINRYREQLGKLGFSYDWDREVRTSNPDYYKWTQWIFIQLFNSWYNPKTDKAEPIETLIAIFEKEGFNSIDSGILTGGIELDFGNFTSSEWKAYSHETQQKILLGFRIAFLSETYVNWCPALGTVLSNDEIKDGVSERGGHPVERKLMNQWSMRITAYAERLLQGLDSLDWSDSLKEAQRNWIGKSQGASLTFKVQDSNLSIEVFTTRPDTIFGISYLAIAPEHEMLSELVAADNESDVMDYVEMATNRSERDRQADVKNITGEFTGAYAIHPFTGQEIPIWVADYVLAGYGTGAVMAVPAHDTRDFAFAKHFNLPITQVIKPVETLHATSLQEAYDTKEGTLYNSQFLNGLSVKEAIKKAIHEIESRGLGKSKTNYRLRDAIFGRQRYWGEPIPVYYKNNIPYVLSYDELPLELPKIDKFLPTETGEPPLGRATDWKYKGEYEYELSTMPGWAGSSWYFLRYMDNKNTNEFASKKAIDYWQQVDLYLGGSEHATGHLLYVRFWTKFLFDLGLIPCDEPAKKLINQGMITGVSNFVYINREYKIVVSSDLKQASFEVTRDGYQNAPLNAKINFDFMSSEYKNIDWGTISFEYVKSESSKNKLEGSDSILNIDSFKRFHQGEFDDFTYITNKNSKILCESIIEKMSKSKFNVVTPDDIVADYGADTLRLYEMFLGPLEQSKPWNTNGIEGVHRFLKKLWRLFYQDGNNIVTQEEPSKAELKALHKTIKKVAEDVENFSFNTSVSTFMIAVNELSDLKCSKQAILQDLLICISPYAPHIAEELWQHALGNTGSIVNATFPVFHAEYLVEDSFSYPISINGKHRDNMEFSLQATAAEVEAAVLANETIQKRLEGKTPKKVIFVKGKIVNIVV from the coding sequence ATGAAAGAATATAATTTTACGGACATTGAAAAAAACTGGCAGCAATACTGGGCCGATAACAACATATACAAAGTAACGGAAGACAGTAGCAAACCTAAATACTATGTGCTTGATATGTTTCCGTACCCAAGTGGAGCCGGTTTACACGTAGGGCATCCGCTGGGTTATATTGCAAGCGATATTTTTTCGCGTTACAAACGTTTAAAAGGATTTAATGTATTGCACCCGATGGGTTACGACAGCTTTGGTTTACCTGCTGAGCAATATGCTATACAAACAGGGCAACACCCGGCTATTACCACCGAAGAAAACATAAACCGTTACCGCGAGCAATTAGGTAAGCTGGGTTTTAGTTACGATTGGGACAGGGAAGTACGCACCTCCAATCCTGATTATTATAAATGGACACAATGGATATTTATTCAGTTATTCAACTCGTGGTATAACCCAAAAACGGATAAAGCCGAACCTATTGAAACCCTGATAGCTATTTTTGAAAAAGAGGGTTTTAATAGCATAGATAGTGGTATACTAACAGGTGGTATTGAATTAGACTTTGGTAATTTTACAAGCAGTGAGTGGAAAGCTTACAGCCACGAAACACAACAGAAAATATTACTAGGTTTCAGGATTGCTTTTTTAAGCGAAACCTATGTAAACTGGTGCCCTGCTTTGGGCACTGTTTTAAGCAACGATGAAATAAAAGATGGCGTAAGCGAGCGTGGCGGACATCCCGTAGAACGTAAGCTGATGAACCAATGGAGCATGCGTATTACCGCTTATGCTGAGCGTTTATTGCAAGGATTAGACTCATTAGATTGGAGCGATAGCTTAAAGGAAGCTCAACGCAACTGGATAGGTAAATCGCAGGGAGCCAGCTTAACTTTTAAAGTACAGGACAGCAATTTAAGCATTGAAGTTTTTACTACCCGCCCTGATACTATTTTTGGTATTAGTTATTTAGCTATTGCTCCCGAGCACGAAATGTTATCAGAGCTGGTAGCGGCAGATAACGAAAGCGATGTAATGGATTACGTAGAAATGGCTACCAACCGTAGCGAACGTGACAGGCAGGCTGATGTAAAAAATATAACAGGTGAGTTTACGGGTGCTTATGCTATACACCCGTTTACAGGTCAGGAAATTCCTATCTGGGTGGCTGATTATGTATTGGCTGGTTACGGAACAGGTGCAGTAATGGCCGTTCCCGCGCACGATACCCGCGATTTTGCCTTTGCCAAACATTTTAATTTACCCATCACACAGGTCATCAAACCCGTAGAGACGTTGCATGCAACGTCTTTACAAGAAGCCTACGACACCAAAGAAGGAACCTTATACAATTCGCAATTCTTAAATGGTTTATCCGTAAAAGAAGCCATTAAAAAAGCCATACACGAAATAGAATCGCGTGGTTTGGGTAAAAGCAAAACCAATTACCGCCTGCGCGATGCCATATTTGGCCGCCAACGTTATTGGGGCGAGCCTATTCCCGTATATTACAAAAACAATATTCCGTACGTATTGAGTTACGATGAATTGCCTTTAGAGCTTCCTAAAATAGATAAGTTTTTACCAACCGAAACAGGCGAGCCACCATTGGGTAGAGCCACCGATTGGAAATACAAAGGCGAGTACGAATACGAATTGTCGACCATGCCGGGTTGGGCAGGCAGCAGTTGGTATTTTTTACGTTATATGGATAATAAAAATACGAACGAGTTTGCCAGCAAAAAAGCCATTGATTACTGGCAACAGGTTGATTTGTATTTAGGTGGTAGCGAACACGCCACAGGCCATTTATTATACGTACGTTTCTGGACCAAATTTTTATTTGATTTAGGTTTGATTCCTTGCGATGAACCGGCTAAAAAGTTGATTAACCAAGGGATGATAACTGGTGTTTCAAATTTTGTATATATAAATAGAGAATACAAAATTGTTGTTTCATCAGATTTGAAACAAGCTTCATTTGAGGTTACAAGAGATGGTTACCAAAATGCTCCATTAAATGCAAAAATCAATTTTGATTTCATGAGTTCAGAATATAAAAATATTGATTGGGGAACAATATCATTTGAATACGTTAAATCAGAATCAAGCAAGAATAAATTAGAAGGTTCTGATTCCATATTAAATATTGATAGTTTTAAAAGGTTTCATCAAGGAGAGTTTGATGATTTCACTTACATTACAAATAAAAATTCAAAAATATTGTGTGAAAGTATAATTGAAAAAATGTCTAAGTCAAAATTCAACGTAGTAACACCTGATGATATTGTAGCTGATTATGGCGCTGATACTTTGCGTTTGTACGAAATGTTTTTAGGCCCGTTGGAGCAAAGTAAACCATGGAATACCAATGGTATAGAAGGCGTACACCGTTTCCTCAAAAAACTATGGCGTTTGTTTTACCAGGATGGCAACAACATCGTAACGCAGGAAGAACCGAGCAAAGCAGAATTGAAAGCCTTGCACAAAACCATTAAAAAAGTAGCCGAAGATGTAGAGAATTTCTCTTTCAATACTTCTGTTTCTACCTTTATGATCGCGGTAAACGAGCTAAGCGATTTGAAATGTTCAAAGCAAGCTATCTTACAGGATCTATTAATTTGTATATCGCCATATGCACCCCATATAGCCGAAGAGTTATGGCAACATGCTTTGGGTAATACCGGTAGTATAGTTAATGCCACATTCCCAGTATTCCATGCAGAATATTTGGTAGAAGACAGCTTCAGCTATCCTATTTCTATCAATGGCAAACATCGCGATAATATGGAGTTTAGTTTACAAGCCACCGCAGCCGAAGTAGAAGCAGCAGTACTGGCCAACGAAACCATACAAAAACGCTTAGAAGGCAAAACACCAAAAAAAGTAATTTTCGTAAAAGGCAAAATTGTCAATATAGTAGTATAA
- a CDS encoding rhomboid family intramembrane serine protease: MEEITDAPQITKNTFQKFVPVFTVACCLVSIGLCIGFNLDRQPATWDTYKRWGAPDSIEIFNGSYWGLFTSNFLHTEWWHIAFNIYWFWLLGKKIEFENSRFFYAVFIFTSAWVSSVAQLSFGNSTGIGLSGIVYAFFGYIFIKSRTSETYKQFLDTRTINLFLSWLAIGVLLTRFKMISIGNAAHIAGLLWGMAVAYLSRFAAVKQVAIGLVLLVFFTSSVFWNPFSTSWYSYRAFQLHKDDKVDEAMIMYQKILDRDADNEFAGGNLKALKIYKQELEAVELTKQGYYDKARRIYNEILTLDRENKYAKEALEGLPKE, from the coding sequence ATGGAAGAAATAACGGACGCTCCTCAAATAACAAAAAATACATTTCAAAAATTTGTTCCGGTATTTACCGTTGCCTGTTGTTTGGTTAGTATTGGTTTATGCATAGGCTTTAACCTGGACAGGCAGCCTGCTACATGGGACACTTACAAAAGGTGGGGAGCGCCTGATTCTATCGAGATTTTTAATGGTAGCTATTGGGGATTGTTTACTTCTAATTTTTTGCATACGGAATGGTGGCATATAGCTTTTAATATATATTGGTTTTGGTTGCTGGGTAAAAAGATTGAGTTTGAAAACAGCCGTTTTTTTTATGCTGTTTTTATTTTTACATCGGCATGGGTTAGTTCTGTTGCCCAGCTTAGTTTTGGTAATTCTACAGGCATAGGTCTTTCGGGTATCGTGTATGCTTTCTTTGGCTATATATTTATAAAAAGCAGAACGAGCGAAACCTATAAGCAATTCCTTGATACACGAACCATCAATTTGTTTTTATCGTGGTTGGCTATTGGTGTTTTGTTAACGCGTTTTAAAATGATAAGCATTGGCAATGCAGCCCATATAGCCGGGTTGTTATGGGGTATGGCCGTGGCTTATCTGTCAAGGTTTGCTGCTGTTAAACAGGTTGCTATTGGTTTGGTGTTGCTGGTGTTTTTCACTTCTTCTGTTTTCTGGAACCCCTTCTCTACATCGTGGTACTCGTACCGGGCATTTCAATTGCATAAGGACGATAAGGTAGATGAAGCCATGATTATGTACCAGAAAATATTGGACAGGGATGCTGATAATGAATTTGCAGGTGGTAATTTAAAAGCACTGAAAATATATAAGCAGGAACTGGAAGCGGTGGAGTTAACCAAACAAGGCTATTATGATAAAGCACGTAGAATTTATAATGAAATATTGACTCTTGACAGGGAAAATAAATATGCTAAAGAGGCTTTGGAAGGGCTGCCTAAGGAATAA
- a CDS encoding serine hydrolase domain-containing protein: MKHYILLLTLSILWITATLGQTIKRIDGSKITVDSLNAKIEYLMKVANVSGVAVAVFNNNKPVLSKTYGMADVQKHIPLQQTSVMYGASFAKAVFAYIVMQYVQEKVIDLDKPLVTYLTQPLPDYKINGWRKGYHDLKDDKRYEKITGRMCLTHTTGFPNWRWFEPDKKLRFKFEPGTRYSYSGEGLYLLQFVLEQITGKDYETISQKRVFKPLDMANTSQVWQTRFDTNICYGHNAKGEPYELMKWKEASAGGSMSTTLADFTKFYTALIGSQGLSKTSFKAMTSPQVRIRSVSQFGPLAKVDSTDNDTIQLSYGLGVGVFMTPYGRAFFKEGHDEGWGHYSICYPDQKIAIVIMTNNDNGESIFKELLAYAIGDVFTPWRWENYIPYDQQH; this comes from the coding sequence ATGAAACATTATATCTTATTGCTTACCCTTTCCATTTTATGGATAACTGCTACTTTGGGGCAAACAATTAAAAGAATAGATGGCAGTAAAATAACAGTTGATAGTTTAAATGCCAAAATTGAATACCTGATGAAGGTAGCCAATGTTTCAGGGGTGGCTGTTGCGGTGTTTAACAATAACAAACCTGTATTGAGCAAAACCTATGGCATGGCTGATGTGCAAAAGCATATTCCCTTACAACAAACATCGGTTATGTATGGTGCCTCCTTTGCCAAAGCGGTATTTGCTTATATAGTGATGCAGTATGTGCAGGAAAAAGTAATTGATTTGGACAAGCCACTTGTTACTTACTTAACTCAACCTCTGCCTGATTATAAAATAAATGGTTGGCGCAAGGGTTACCACGATTTAAAAGACGATAAGCGTTACGAAAAAATAACAGGCCGTATGTGTTTAACGCATACCACGGGTTTTCCTAATTGGCGTTGGTTTGAACCCGATAAAAAACTGCGGTTTAAGTTTGAGCCCGGTACGCGTTATAGTTACTCCGGTGAAGGATTGTATTTGCTGCAATTTGTACTGGAGCAAATAACAGGAAAAGACTATGAAACCATTTCGCAGAAAAGAGTTTTTAAACCTTTGGACATGGCCAATACGAGCCAGGTATGGCAAACCCGTTTTGATACCAATATATGTTACGGACACAATGCCAAAGGCGAGCCTTACGAATTAATGAAATGGAAGGAAGCGAGTGCAGGTGGTTCTATGAGTACCACTTTGGCTGATTTTACTAAATTTTATACGGCTTTAATTGGTAGCCAAGGACTTTCCAAAACAAGCTTTAAAGCCATGACCAGCCCACAGGTACGCATTAGGTCTGTAAGCCAGTTTGGGCCATTAGCCAAAGTAGATAGTACAGACAACGATACTATACAATTAAGTTATGGCCTGGGTGTAGGCGTTTTTATGACTCCTTATGGCCGTGCCTTTTTTAAAGAAGGACACGATGAAGGCTGGGGGCATTATTCTATTTGTTATCCTGACCAGAAAATTGCCATTGTTATTATGACGAATAACGACAATGGGGAAAGCATTTTTAAAGAACTGTTGGCTTATGCCATTGGCGATGTTTTTACGCCTTGGCGTTGGGAAAATTATATTCCGTATGACCAGCAGCATTAA
- a CDS encoding SDR family oxidoreductase, with protein sequence MNNLLKGKKGIIFGALNDKSIAWQVALKCHEQGAQFVLTNAPIAMRMGEINNLAAACNNAQIISCDVTKNEDMENLIDKSMEILGGKIDFILHSVGMSMNIRKGKVYTELDYKFMHETLDISAMSFHRLLATCYKKDAINDWGSVVALTYIAAQRIFPDYSEMADAKTLLEGISRSFGYHYGKSKKVRINTISQSPTKTTAGSGVKGFGDFFDYAEALSPLGNANAEQCADYCVLMFSDLSRMVTMQNLFHDGGFSFTGFSPDVFNVGKDVE encoded by the coding sequence ATGAATAATTTACTAAAAGGAAAAAAGGGCATCATATTCGGTGCATTAAACGATAAATCAATAGCCTGGCAAGTAGCTTTAAAATGCCATGAGCAAGGTGCACAATTTGTGTTAACCAATGCACCCATTGCTATGCGTATGGGCGAAATAAACAACCTGGCCGCAGCTTGTAACAATGCACAAATTATTTCATGTGACGTAACTAAAAACGAAGACATGGAAAATTTGATTGATAAGTCGATGGAGATTTTAGGCGGTAAAATTGATTTTATATTACACTCCGTTGGTATGAGTATGAATATAAGAAAAGGCAAAGTTTATACCGAGTTGGATTATAAATTTATGCATGAAACATTAGACATTTCAGCCATGAGTTTTCACCGTTTATTGGCTACCTGCTATAAAAAGGATGCTATTAACGATTGGGGTTCAGTAGTAGCCTTAACCTATATTGCAGCACAACGTATTTTCCCTGATTACAGTGAAATGGCCGATGCTAAAACTTTATTAGAAGGTATTTCGCGTAGCTTTGGTTACCACTACGGTAAAAGCAAAAAAGTACGTATCAATACCATTTCGCAAAGCCCTACCAAAACTACTGCAGGCAGTGGCGTAAAAGGTTTTGGCGATTTCTTTGATTATGCAGAAGCATTAAGTCCATTAGGCAATGCCAATGCTGAGCAGTGTGCAGACTATTGCGTATTAATGTTTAGCGATTTAAGCAGAATGGTTACCATGCAAAACCTTTTCCACGATGGTGGTTTTAGCTTTACAGGCTTTAGCCCCGATGTATTTAACGTGGGCAAAGACGTAGAATAG
- a CDS encoding M48 family metalloprotease: MNKVIALTLVAAAFTLSSCSKDSGPTEDKCAGKYAPSGVTNLLISLDQDKQMGLATVAEIEKNSTEYPLLDSASHPVAYSHINRITKNILDSGGVYYRNEFAWRVRIIKKDDVLNAFCTPGGYIYVYTGLIKYLDNETQLAGVMGHEIAHADKRHSANQMVKQYGLNALISVLTGGSAGELSTLAANLLLLKYGRDDETEADKFSVKYLNGTSYDGRGAKYFFEKLIASGQGGSTPAFLSTHPNPDTRVADITAVWECYGSRPGQTFDAQYMAFKASLPN, translated from the coding sequence ATGAACAAAGTTATTGCATTAACACTTGTTGCTGCGGCTTTTACCTTATCATCGTGTAGCAAAGATTCGGGGCCTACTGAAGATAAGTGTGCTGGAAAATATGCACCAAGTGGTGTAACCAATTTATTAATCAGCTTAGATCAGGACAAGCAAATGGGCTTGGCTACGGTTGCTGAAATTGAAAAAAATTCAACAGAGTATCCATTGTTAGATTCGGCTTCGCATCCGGTTGCTTATAGCCATATTAACCGCATTACTAAAAATATTTTAGATAGCGGTGGGGTATATTATAGAAACGAATTTGCATGGCGTGTACGCATTATAAAAAAGGATGACGTGTTGAACGCTTTTTGTACTCCGGGAGGATATATTTATGTGTATACAGGTTTAATTAAATACCTAGATAACGAAACACAATTGGCAGGTGTAATGGGTCATGAAATAGCGCATGCTGATAAACGCCATAGCGCTAACCAAATGGTAAAACAATACGGATTAAATGCTTTAATAAGTGTACTAACCGGAGGAAGTGCGGGTGAGTTAAGTACTTTAGCGGCTAATTTATTATTGCTTAAATATGGTAGAGATGATGAAACCGAAGCGGATAAATTCTCGGTTAAATATTTGAATGGAACGAGTTATGATGGGAGAGGTGCTAAATACTTTTTTGAAAAACTAATTGCCAGCGGACAAGGTGGAAGCACACCGGCTTTTTTAAGTACACATCCAAATCCTGATACAAGGGTAGCTGATATTACGGCTGTTTGGGAATGTTATGGAAGTAGACCCGGTCAAACTTTTGATGCGCAATACATGGCTTTTAAAGCTAGTTTACCAAACTAG
- a CDS encoding M1 family metallopeptidase, translating to MKKPYHIFYFLFFSLLLSLQALSQPFSKQEYVHGKLTKLRSCFDVNVYDITVKVDIDQQFISGTNVITFTALSNFKKLQLDLMQPMQIEKILYNDAPLLFTHDNNAYIVQFKETIKKGSKHTIVVSFKGNPPVAKNAPWDGGFVFTKDSSNKPWVGLACEGIGAYCWLPCKDHLSDEAETMLMHLQVPSGLVGVSNGKFLGTKVVDNNYTQYDWKVSYPINNYNITINIGDYAQLQDDYRSPTNGILVLNYYVLKGNEQKAKAHFKQVKDMLGCFERFFTPYPFWNDGYKLVETPYWGMEHQSCVSYGNDYRNNAFGFDFIIIHESGHEWFGNSLSMKDHADMWIHESFTTYTEAVYVEFRQGLAKAIEYLNTQKHHIKNLKPIIAPKDVYFHGRKDNDVYYKGTWMLHTMRNMLNNDTTWFNMLYELADEFKHQTLTSAQVENYISKRTRFNYAPFFEQYLRHAALPVFEYSFIQKDDILELKYRLKTNVGNIEMPLRVMLSKDKFEYIIPAKHWQIVELKYSGKENFKVDTDNFLIDVKEIK from the coding sequence ATGAAAAAACCATATCATATCTTTTATTTTCTATTTTTTAGCCTGCTCTTATCGCTGCAAGCACTTAGTCAACCTTTTTCAAAGCAAGAGTATGTACATGGTAAGCTTACCAAGCTGCGTAGCTGTTTTGATGTAAACGTATATGATATTACCGTAAAGGTTGATATTGACCAACAATTTATAAGCGGAACGAATGTCATTACTTTTACTGCATTGAGTAATTTTAAAAAGCTGCAGCTTGACTTAATGCAACCAATGCAGATAGAGAAAATACTGTATAACGATGCCCCATTATTATTTACCCATGATAACAATGCATACATTGTTCAGTTTAAGGAAACGATAAAAAAAGGAAGCAAGCATACCATAGTGGTTTCTTTTAAGGGTAATCCACCGGTGGCTAAAAATGCTCCCTGGGATGGGGGTTTTGTATTTACCAAAGACAGCAGTAATAAACCTTGGGTAGGTTTGGCTTGCGAGGGTATAGGCGCTTATTGCTGGTTGCCTTGTAAAGATCATTTGAGCGATGAAGCAGAAACGATGCTGATGCACTTACAAGTACCAAGTGGATTGGTAGGGGTGAGTAATGGAAAGTTTTTAGGTACCAAAGTAGTGGACAATAATTATACGCAATATGACTGGAAAGTAAGCTACCCCATTAACAATTATAATATTACTATCAATATAGGTGATTATGCGCAATTGCAGGATGATTACCGAAGCCCGACCAATGGTATTTTGGTACTTAACTATTATGTATTAAAAGGCAATGAACAAAAAGCTAAAGCACATTTTAAACAGGTAAAGGATATGCTGGGTTGCTTTGAGCGTTTTTTTACGCCTTACCCTTTTTGGAACGATGGTTATAAACTGGTTGAAACACCTTATTGGGGTATGGAACACCAGAGCTGTGTGAGTTATGGCAACGATTACCGGAACAATGCTTTTGGTTTTGATTTTATTATTATACACGAAAGCGGGCATGAGTGGTTTGGCAATAGCTTAAGCATGAAAGACCATGCGGATATGTGGATTCATGAAAGCTTTACTACGTATACCGAAGCGGTTTATGTAGAGTTTAGACAGGGTTTGGCTAAAGCCATAGAGTACTTAAACACCCAGAAGCACCACATCAAAAACCTGAAACCTATTATAGCGCCCAAGGATGTTTATTTTCATGGCAGGAAGGATAATGATGTATATTACAAAGGCACGTGGATGTTACATACCATGCGCAATATGCTGAATAATGATACTACGTGGTTCAATATGTTGTATGAATTAGCAGATGAGTTTAAACACCAAACACTGACGAGTGCGCAAGTTGAAAATTATATAAGCAAACGCACCCGTTTTAATTATGCACCTTTTTTTGAGCAGTATTTACGCCACGCTGCATTGCCTGTATTTGAATATAGCTTTATTCAGAAGGATGATATTTTGGAATTGAAGTACCGATTAAAAACCAATGTAGGAAATATTGAAATGCCTTTAAGGGTTATGTTGAGTAAGGATAAGTTTGAGTATATTATTCCTGCCAAGCATTGGCAAATAGTGGAGTTAAAGTATAGTGGTAAAGAAAATTTTAAAGTTGATACGGATAATTTTTTGATTGATGTAAAGGAAATAAAATAG